GTCCAGCGGGTGGGGGCCGTCCCGTGGCGGATGGGGGAGGGCGACTACCTGGCCGGGGCGTCACGGTCGGCGACGGCCTTCGTGGGGTCGGTGGCCGACACCCCGTGGGACCCGGCCCTGGCGACGGCCATGCGCCGCCACCGGCGTGCAGTGTTCGAAGAGGACGTGTTCGGCGCGCTGGCGCGGGCCGGGAGAGGAGCGGGCTGACATGGGGACCAACAACCGCCAGCGTCGGCGGGCCAAGAAGCTGGCGCGCCAGCGGCGAGGCCCCAACCCGAGGCCGCGCGTCGGCCCCCACGGGCCGGGCTGCCGGTGCGACCTGTTCGACGGTGTGGGCGACGACTTGTTCGGCTTGGGCCCCGACGACGGGTACGACGAGACCGACGAGTTCGACGGGCTCGGTGGCGAAGGCGCCGAGTTGGTGAGGGCGGCCGTCCTGGCGTGTGCCGAGGTTCACCGGCTGGAGAGCGACGAGGACTTCGACCTCACGTTCGCAGGTCTCGTGAGAATAAGCGAGCGAGTGGGGACGGGCGCGGTCGACGAGGCCGTGGCGTTCTGGGCAGGGCTCGCTCTCGACCGGGCGTGGACCGGGCACTGGCAGCCGGGGGACATCGAGCGCGTCCTGGGCCGCAAGCGGGGAGCGGGGGCGGTGGCAGCCATGGCCGCCCACGTGGTGGCCAGTGCCTCGGGCCGCAAGGAGGCCACCTCCGACGGGCGGTGGGCCTCGCAGCTGGCCGGGTTGAGGGCCGACGCCTCCGGGCCCCCGGCGGCTGGTGGGCGGGCGTGGGAGGACCACCTCCTCGGTGCGGTCAAGGCCCTGTCGCTCCTGCTCTACCTTCCGCCCCTGCCCGATCTCGGCCGTCCCTCGGCCAAGCCCGGCTCCGGGCCCCGGCGCTCCCGTACTTCGGTCCTCGAACGGGTCCGGGCCCTGCTGGCCCAGGCCGAGTCGACGACGTTCCCTGAGGAGGCCGAGACGTTCACGGCCAAGGCCCAGGAGCTGATGGCCCGCCACTCGATCGATGAAGCCATGATCGACGCTGCCAGTCCCGACGGCGGAAGCGGGGCCACCATCGTCGGTTGGCGCATCGGGGTCGACGACCCCTACGCATCGCCCAAGTCGCTCCTGCTCCACTACATCGCCAAAGCCAACCGGTGCCACTCGGTCTACAGCGGCGACTTCGGGTTCGCCACTGTCTTCGGCACCGAGAACGACCTCGAAGTGGTCGAGCTCCTGTTCACTTCGCTGCTGGTCCAGGCGACCGACGCCATGGTCCGGGCCGGGAGCTCGGTCGACCGCTGGGGCCGGTCCCGCACCCGGTCGTTCCGCCAGTCGTTCCTGGTGGCTTATTCGGTGCGTATCGGTGAACGGCTCGAGGCGGTGACCCGCCAGATGGAGGCCGAAGGCGCCGAACGCTACGGCGGCGCCCTCCTGCCCGTGCTCGCCAGCCGGGAGGCGGCCGTCGACGAGGCCGTCACCCGGGCCTTCCCGGAGCTGACCCACAAGGCGATGTCGGTCACCAACCCCGCCGGCTACCGCGCCGGCCGGGCGGCGGCCGAGCTGGCGTCGTTGTCCGTAGGCGAGGCCCTGCCCGGCGGCTGACGGCGAACACCGTCCGGTCGCCGCTCACCCCGGCGAGTGGCACACCGCCTCGACGTTGTTCCCGTCGGGGTCCCGCACGAACGCGCCGTAGTAGTGCTGGTGGTACTCGGGCCAGGGCCGGGGCTCGTGCAGCACCTCGGCCCCGGCTGCCTTGGCCGCCGCGAAGAAGGCGTCCACCGTGGCCCGGTCGGGCGCGGAGAAGGCGATGTGGGTCTCTCGGAAGCCCTCCCCCGTCCGGCGAGGTCCGAGCCAGAAGTCGGGCATGGGAGGGACGCCGTAGCCGATGACCTCGCCGAAGTTCATGAGCCGCCGGCCCCCGATGGGAGCCAGCACTGCGTCGTAGAAGGCGGCGCTGGTCGCCACGTCGCCGCACTGGATGGACACGTGATCGAGCATGCCCCCATCTTGTCCCTACGGCGCCGGGTTAGGCGCCTTCCGCCCCGGGGCCGACGACGAGACGTCGACGGCAAGCGCCGCCCGAGCGAGCCGTAGAGCTCAAGCCGCGGTCGGGCCAGTTCTCAAGAGTGGGCCTGCGCGTCGTCGGCGCTT
The sequence above is a segment of the Actinomycetota bacterium genome. Coding sequences within it:
- a CDS encoding VOC family protein, coding for MLDHVSIQCGDVATSAAFYDAVLAPIGGRRLMNFGEVIGYGVPPMPDFWLGPRRTGEGFRETHIAFSAPDRATVDAFFAAAKAAGAEVLHEPRPWPEYHQHYYGAFVRDPDGNNVEAVCHSPG
- a CDS encoding DUF2786 domain-containing protein is translated as MGTNNRQRRRAKKLARQRRGPNPRPRVGPHGPGCRCDLFDGVGDDLFGLGPDDGYDETDEFDGLGGEGAELVRAAVLACAEVHRLESDEDFDLTFAGLVRISERVGTGAVDEAVAFWAGLALDRAWTGHWQPGDIERVLGRKRGAGAVAAMAAHVVASASGRKEATSDGRWASQLAGLRADASGPPAAGGRAWEDHLLGAVKALSLLLYLPPLPDLGRPSAKPGSGPRRSRTSVLERVRALLAQAESTTFPEEAETFTAKAQELMARHSIDEAMIDAASPDGGSGATIVGWRIGVDDPYASPKSLLLHYIAKANRCHSVYSGDFGFATVFGTENDLEVVELLFTSLLVQATDAMVRAGSSVDRWGRSRTRSFRQSFLVAYSVRIGERLEAVTRQMEAEGAERYGGALLPVLASREAAVDEAVTRAFPELTHKAMSVTNPAGYRAGRAAAELASLSVGEALPGG